From a single Deinococcus fonticola genomic region:
- a CDS encoding ring-cleaving dioxygenase — MNDLQLTGIHHLTAVSADIRENKRFYTQDLGMRLVKRSVNQDDVSAYHLFYSDKVGTPGNDLTFFDWPVGPERRGNHTVTRTALRVKDEASLRYWQGRFGELGTAHSDLRETDGRLYLDFEDREGQRLTLVNDGGAGDPMVPWEKSPVPAEHQIRGLGPITMTVPDLRNTDLVLQKVMNMRPVRQYPDPTSPQHTVHVYEMGAGGPHAELHVAVRPDLPAAFSGAGGVHHVAFRTPDDEQYHAWNEHLNHFGLHSSGEVDRYYFRSLYFREPNGVLFEIATDGPGFGVDEDMETLGDKVILPPRFESRREQILAGLKPID, encoded by the coding sequence ATGAACGACCTGCAACTCACCGGTATCCACCACCTGACCGCCGTTTCCGCCGACATCCGCGAGAACAAACGCTTTTATACCCAGGATCTGGGAATGCGCCTAGTCAAGCGCAGCGTCAACCAGGACGACGTAAGCGCCTATCACCTGTTCTACTCCGATAAAGTCGGTACGCCCGGCAACGACCTGACCTTCTTCGACTGGCCGGTCGGCCCGGAGCGGCGCGGCAACCACACCGTGACCCGCACCGCGCTGCGCGTGAAGGACGAAGCCAGCCTGCGCTACTGGCAGGGGCGTTTCGGGGAACTGGGCACCGCCCACAGCGACCTGCGCGAGACCGACGGACGACTGTACCTGGACTTCGAGGACAGGGAAGGCCAGCGCCTCACGCTCGTCAACGACGGCGGCGCGGGTGACCCGATGGTGCCCTGGGAGAAGAGTCCGGTTCCGGCCGAACACCAGATTCGCGGCCTCGGCCCCATCACCATGACCGTTCCGGACTTGCGAAACACCGACCTGGTGCTGCAAAAAGTGATGAATATGCGCCCGGTGCGGCAGTACCCGGACCCCACCAGCCCGCAGCACACCGTGCATGTATACGAGATGGGCGCAGGCGGCCCCCACGCCGAGCTGCATGTGGCGGTGCGTCCGGATCTGCCCGCAGCCTTTTCCGGCGCAGGCGGCGTGCACCACGTGGCCTTCCGCACGCCCGACGACGAACAGTACCATGCCTGGAACGAGCACCTGAACCACTTCGGCCTGCACAGCAGCGGCGAAGTCGACCGCTACTACTTCCGCAGCCTGTACTTCCGTGAACCGAACGGGGTGCTGTTCGAGATTGCCACCGACGGCCCCGGCTTCGGGGTGGACGAGGACATGGAGACGCTGGGCGACAAGGTGATCCTGCCCCCCAGATTTGAAAGCAGGCGTGAGCAGATTCTGGCTGGCCTCAAGCCCATCGACTGA
- a CDS encoding alpha/beta hydrolase, which yields MSTTPDWIHLYAPGPSKRTLLLLHGTGGNEQDLLPLGRELDPQAGLLSVRGRSLEEGAPRFFRRFSATKYDQAHLISEAEALAQFVQDAAQQYGLSAGEVYAVGYSNGANIALATLLQHPDTFAGIVLLRPVQALEKPPAPDLRGKRALILAGQRDPFAPFGQGIRPLLQELGADVTEQVLPAGHELTQKDLELAKNWL from the coding sequence GTGTCCACCACCCCTGACTGGATTCACCTCTACGCCCCCGGCCCCTCGAAGCGCACCCTGCTGCTGCTGCACGGCACGGGAGGCAACGAACAGGACTTGCTCCCACTGGGCCGCGAACTTGACCCGCAGGCCGGGCTGCTGAGCGTGCGGGGCCGTTCGCTGGAGGAAGGTGCGCCGCGTTTTTTCAGGCGCTTCAGTGCCACGAAGTACGACCAGGCCCACCTGATTTCGGAGGCCGAGGCCCTGGCACAGTTCGTGCAGGACGCCGCGCAGCAGTACGGCCTGAGCGCGGGCGAGGTCTATGCGGTGGGGTACAGCAACGGCGCGAATATCGCGCTGGCGACCCTGCTGCAACACCCGGATACTTTTGCAGGCATCGTTCTGCTGCGGCCCGTGCAGGCGCTGGAAAAACCACCAGCCCCGGACCTCCGCGGCAAGCGTGCGCTGATCCTGGCCGGGCAGCGCGACCCCTTTGCCCCTTTCGGCCAGGGCATTCGCCCACTGCTGCAAGAACTCGGCGCAGACGTGACCGAACAGGTCTTGCCCGCCGGACATGAATTGACCCAGAAAGATCTGGAACTGGCGAAAAACTGGCTGTGA
- a CDS encoding LLM class flavin-dependent oxidoreductase: MKLSSAVTVLGTDDPVRVFQQFATLELLSGGRAEIMAGRGSFSGSFPLFMGERRFDYDHLFSERLELLLKLRKETEIQWRGVYRHALSGQGVYPRPVPKERPEDELPVWLAVGGTPESAVRAGQLGLPMALAIIGGMPERFVAFADLYRRAAQDAGNAAKVKLSINSHGFVADTAQQAADTYWPARESRMNRIGRERGWPALTRQSYEADLSPRGALFVGDPEQVAEKILFQHELFGLDRFLLMSVGMLPHKEVLKSIELLGTKVAPIVRDEAARRRVSKAKTPGWQPPIRCSPPIFDRITDVRLLAGTDLIRHPRFALRPVPNAPLWRDAPQVHRVHGELL, from the coding sequence ATCAAGCTCAGCAGCGCGGTGACGGTGCTGGGCACCGACGACCCGGTGCGGGTATTTCAGCAGTTTGCCACCCTCGAACTGCTCAGCGGGGGCCGGGCCGAAATCATGGCCGGGCGCGGCTCCTTTTCCGGGTCGTTTCCGCTGTTCATGGGGGAGCGGCGCTTCGATTACGACCACCTGTTCTCGGAGCGGCTGGAACTGCTCCTGAAGCTGCGTAAAGAAACAGAAATACAGTGGCGCGGCGTGTACCGTCATGCGCTGAGCGGACAGGGTGTCTACCCGCGCCCTGTGCCCAAGGAGCGCCCCGAGGACGAACTGCCGGTGTGGCTGGCGGTGGGCGGCACACCCGAATCGGCGGTGCGGGCCGGGCAGCTGGGGTTGCCGATGGCCCTGGCGATCATCGGCGGGATGCCCGAGCGGTTCGTGGCCTTCGCCGACCTCTACCGCCGCGCCGCGCAGGACGCTGGAAACGCCGCCAAGGTGAAACTCAGCATCAACTCGCATGGTTTCGTGGCCGACACTGCGCAGCAGGCCGCCGACACGTACTGGCCCGCACGGGAAAGCCGCATGAACCGCATCGGGCGCGAACGCGGCTGGCCCGCGCTGACCCGCCAGAGTTACGAGGCCGACCTCTCGCCGCGCGGCGCGCTGTTCGTGGGCGACCCCGAGCAGGTCGCCGAGAAAATCCTGTTCCAGCACGAACTGTTCGGCCTTGACCGCTTCCTGCTGATGTCAGTGGGGATGCTGCCGCATAAAGAAGTGCTGAAATCGATCGAGTTGCTGGGAACAAAAGTCGCGCCTATCGTGCGGGATGAGGCCGCGCGGCGCAGGGTCAGTAAGGCAAAAACGCCAGGCTGGCAGCCCCCGATCCGCTGCTCCCCTCCCATATTTGACCGCATCACGGACGTCCGTCTATTAGCCGGAACTGACCTGATTCGACATCCCCGCTTCGCCCTTCGGCCCGTCCCTAACGCTCCCCTCTGGCGGGACGCTCCTCAAGTGCACCGCGTACATGGTGAACTCCTGTAG
- a CDS encoding sensor domain-containing diguanylate cyclase — MALRYVLLVALGLYLTPQSLFVFDGIRFDFRAVVVALVARRHGVFPALLVALPISLYRMTLGGNGMWWGILQMFLIATLGALGTGWARLHPTFQEETLRRRCLTPLVLYAVANLTYFPAYVQAGRPWMDALPVYVATALLGALGLFVAHEVMHGRLQTLSRTSQLHQLASVDSLTGCFNRRQFDADFQPLRPGETAFLLWLDLDHFKRINDTYGHAMGDQVLVALADTLRETTRATDCLYRVGGEEFAVLLNGGSMEDARRVSERVREAVETTLMSRVQLPDEQVTLSGGLVAVQGERHRVLQVADTHLYAAKEAGRNRIHG, encoded by the coding sequence GTGGCCCTGCGCTACGTCCTTCTGGTTGCCCTCGGCCTTTACCTCACCCCACAGAGCCTTTTTGTGTTCGATGGCATCCGCTTCGACTTCCGGGCCGTGGTCGTGGCCCTTGTCGCCCGCCGTCACGGCGTCTTCCCGGCCCTCCTGGTCGCCCTGCCGATCAGCCTGTACCGCATGACGCTCGGTGGGAACGGGATGTGGTGGGGAATTCTCCAGATGTTCCTGATCGCCACCCTCGGCGCGCTGGGCACCGGCTGGGCCCGGCTCCACCCAACTTTTCAAGAGGAGACGCTCCGCCGACGCTGCTTGACGCCGCTTGTCCTCTACGCGGTCGCCAACCTCACGTACTTTCCCGCGTACGTTCAGGCGGGCCGGCCCTGGATGGACGCCCTGCCCGTGTACGTGGCGACCGCCCTGCTGGGGGCTCTGGGCCTGTTCGTGGCCCACGAGGTGATGCACGGCCGCCTGCAGACTCTGTCCCGGACGAGCCAGCTGCACCAATTGGCGTCGGTGGACAGCCTGACCGGGTGCTTCAACCGCCGGCAGTTCGACGCCGACTTTCAGCCCCTGCGCCCAGGGGAAACGGCATTCCTGCTGTGGCTGGATCTCGACCATTTCAAACGCATCAACGACACGTACGGTCATGCCATGGGTGACCAGGTTCTGGTGGCCCTGGCCGACACCCTGCGCGAAACCACGCGCGCCACGGACTGCCTGTACCGGGTGGGTGGCGAGGAGTTCGCCGTGCTGCTTAATGGCGGGAGTATGGAAGATGCCCGGCGCGTCTCCGAACGTGTGCGGGAGGCGGTCGAGACCACGCTGATGAGCCGTGTGCAGTTGCCGGATGAGCAGGTCACGCTGTCGGGGGGGCTGGTGGCGGTTCAGGGCGAACGGCACCGGGTGTTGCAGGTTGCCGACACCCACCTGTACGCGGCCAAGGAAGCCGGGCGCAACCGCATCCATGGTTGA
- a CDS encoding FtsX-like permease family protein, translating into MFLAFRELKFNLLRSVLLGGISALLAFMVFMLLGLTRGLSEDSAAWMLNNPAATIITTKDASGNLTRSFISPEDITALQKMDAGAVPFAQSFVSFGVNTPDSNQLGAVMLGLEPESFLAPKLTEGTVMNAGSAVVDSSLKEDGVKVGDTIILKPSGEELKVVGFTEGARLNHQPVIFVTLDEWHTLNPRAHDTVSGVALQAQAPAPASLPEGLAAQTRSEALQSLPGYKEEQGSLLMIQVFLVAVSALVMAVFFYVMTLQKTAQFGLLKAIGAGMRTLAGSLVAQVLLLTLGALALAVAAMYGTTQVLPAGMPFALSWTAVAQASGLLLLVALLGGLLSLRTIAQADPLQALGQGG; encoded by the coding sequence TTGTTTCTCGCTTTCCGTGAACTGAAATTCAACCTCTTGCGCTCAGTATTGCTGGGCGGCATCTCGGCGCTGCTCGCCTTTATGGTGTTTATGCTGCTGGGCCTCACGCGCGGCCTGAGCGAAGACAGCGCGGCCTGGATGCTGAATAATCCCGCCGCCACAATCATTACGACCAAGGACGCCAGCGGCAATCTCACGCGTTCATTCATCAGCCCGGAGGACATCACCGCCCTGCAAAAAATGGATGCGGGCGCGGTTCCTTTTGCCCAGAGCTTTGTCAGCTTTGGCGTGAACACTCCTGACAGCAACCAACTCGGCGCCGTGATGCTCGGTCTGGAGCCTGAGTCGTTCCTCGCGCCTAAGCTCACCGAAGGCACCGTGATGAATGCCGGCAGTGCCGTGGTAGACAGCAGCCTCAAGGAAGACGGCGTGAAAGTGGGCGACACGATCATCCTCAAGCCGAGCGGCGAGGAACTCAAAGTCGTGGGCTTCACCGAAGGCGCCCGGCTGAACCATCAGCCCGTTATTTTCGTGACGCTGGATGAATGGCACACCCTCAACCCGCGCGCCCACGACACGGTGAGCGGCGTGGCCTTGCAAGCCCAGGCTCCGGCCCCCGCCAGCCTGCCTGAAGGACTGGCGGCGCAAACCCGCAGTGAAGCGCTGCAATCGCTGCCTGGATACAAGGAAGAACAGGGAAGCCTGCTGATGATTCAGGTGTTTCTGGTGGCGGTCTCCGCACTGGTCATGGCGGTCTTCTTCTACGTGATGACCCTGCAAAAAACGGCTCAGTTCGGTCTGCTCAAGGCGATTGGGGCAGGCATGCGAACCCTGGCCGGCAGCCTGGTGGCCCAGGTGCTGCTGCTCACGCTGGGCGCCCTTGCCCTCGCGGTGGCCGCCATGTACGGCACTACCCAGGTTCTGCCGGCGGGGATGCCGTTTGCGTTGTCGTGGACGGCGGTGGCCCAGGCCAGCGGCTTGCTGCTGCTGGTGGCGCTGCTGGGCGGCCTTCTCTCGCTGCGCACCATCGCCCAGGCCGACCCTTTGCAGGCTCTTGGTCAAGGCGGCTGA
- a CDS encoding ABC transporter ATP-binding protein, translating into MTIFTPTAPDFVPSAAAAATQPTLALRGVSKVFGEGANQVTALYPTDFEVHPGELVAVIGPSGSGKSTFLTLAGALQKPSSGSIRIAGQDIDRLSARQLTEFRLHQIGFVLQASNLIPYLNVREQLTLVPGLAGRGGRQVAALADELLAHLGLSERAGHHPHALSGGQKQRVAIARALMNDPALILADEPTAALDGKRGREVVSLLAREVRERDKAAVMVTHDERVLDLCTRVVRLEDGRIQG; encoded by the coding sequence ATGACCATCTTTACCCCCACTGCCCCCGATTTCGTCCCTTCGGCTGCCGCGGCTGCCACTCAGCCCACCCTGGCCCTGCGCGGTGTGAGCAAGGTTTTTGGCGAAGGCGCTAATCAGGTCACCGCCCTGTACCCCACCGATTTTGAAGTGCACCCTGGTGAACTCGTGGCGGTCATTGGCCCCAGTGGCAGCGGCAAAAGCACCTTCCTGACCCTGGCCGGCGCGCTGCAAAAGCCCAGCAGCGGCAGCATCCGTATCGCCGGGCAGGACATCGACCGCCTGAGTGCGCGGCAACTGACCGAGTTTCGGCTGCACCAGATCGGGTTCGTCTTGCAGGCCAGCAACCTGATTCCCTACCTGAACGTGCGCGAGCAACTCACGCTGGTGCCGGGGCTGGCGGGGCGCGGCGGGCGGCAGGTGGCGGCCCTGGCCGATGAACTGCTCGCGCACCTTGGCCTCAGTGAGCGCGCGGGACACCACCCACACGCCCTTTCAGGGGGGCAAAAGCAGCGGGTCGCCATTGCACGCGCGCTGATGAATGACCCCGCGCTGATCCTGGCCGACGAACCCACCGCCGCGCTGGACGGCAAACGAGGCCGCGAAGTGGTTTCGCTACTGGCCCGCGAAGTGCGGGAAAGGGATAAGGCCGCCGTGATGGTCACCCATGACGAGCGCGTACTAGACCTCTGCACCCGCGTGGTGCGTCTGGAAGACGGGCGCATTCAGGGCTGA
- a CDS encoding chemotaxis protein CheB, with translation MPFAPALAAVPFDLLVLIAPADQPEASSGVLAALPAELSVAVLIAISGENPATDSALENLRHQIPLPLHEARDGTVLAPGGVYLAPPHTVLEMGAGAHSTLTLRENRPTPHPLDRLLASLATRIGARALVVVLGGEGRDGLDGARDLRGVGATVLVQRPVGAAGAELPQALMDNGTATLELSPGTLGQVVADLLGGDRLQAEGVGARQEAQPASVPSVPDSSAAGQRALFNALDEGVCLFERLPPRADGQRDYRYLAMNTAMQAMFGIPDLSGQFIRESFPDEAEDWYDDYDRVLETGTPIRLVRESLPQGKVLEMFVSRMEDGSGQHLLAVMRDVTDRERLEEARHASEKRLHLLVNATSDMVYRMSADWSEVYSLEGKSVLADTERPSQTWLEGYIPDEEKAFVQAAIDEAIRHKTTFQLEHRVFLADGRVGWILSRAIPFLDERGEILEWFGAASDITERKRTEAALRESEERQAFLLMLSDRLRMEVNPRAIAQMAVDQLAGYLRLDRAYVAQFDKGRDLAEIGPEYRRPDLSPLEGVLTLSDFPEAFAQVEATTLVLADTAADPALSDLDRQGFAALRMGALMVASARKGIDNPVWALVVAVEEPRHWTAAEVALVEEVAERTWAAVERARAEAALSASESRLRALIEHLPGSAVFVVDHDLRYQLAQGEALTAAGLDP, from the coding sequence ATGCCTTTTGCTCCCGCGCTTGCCGCAGTCCCCTTTGACCTGCTGGTTCTGATCGCGCCGGCTGATCAGCCAGAGGCAAGCTCAGGTGTGCTGGCGGCACTGCCCGCTGAGCTGAGCGTGGCCGTTCTGATCGCCATCTCAGGGGAGAACCCTGCGACGGATTCTGCACTGGAGAATCTGCGGCACCAGATTCCCCTGCCGCTGCACGAAGCCAGGGATGGCACCGTCCTGGCCCCTGGAGGCGTTTATCTCGCGCCCCCGCACACCGTTCTGGAGATGGGTGCTGGGGCCCATAGCACCCTCACGTTGAGGGAGAACCGCCCCACGCCTCATCCGCTCGACCGTTTGCTGGCGTCGCTGGCCACCAGGATCGGTGCACGTGCGCTGGTGGTGGTTCTGGGCGGTGAGGGGCGCGACGGCTTGGACGGAGCGCGCGACCTGCGCGGCGTGGGCGCAACCGTACTGGTGCAGCGTCCAGTGGGCGCAGCTGGGGCCGAACTGCCGCAGGCCCTCATGGACAATGGAACCGCGACCCTGGAGCTGTCGCCTGGCACGCTGGGGCAGGTGGTCGCCGACCTGCTGGGGGGAGACCGTCTTCAGGCAGAGGGCGTGGGGGCACGTCAGGAGGCGCAGCCAGCCTCAGTGCCCTCAGTGCCGGATTCCAGCGCCGCCGGACAGCGCGCCCTGTTCAACGCGCTGGACGAGGGCGTGTGCCTGTTCGAGCGCCTTCCGCCCCGCGCTGACGGTCAGCGGGATTACCGTTACCTGGCCATGAATACGGCGATGCAGGCCATGTTCGGCATCCCTGACCTCAGCGGCCAGTTCATCCGCGAGAGCTTCCCCGACGAGGCCGAGGACTGGTACGACGATTACGACCGCGTGCTGGAGACAGGAACACCGATCCGCCTGGTGCGTGAGTCGCTGCCACAGGGGAAGGTGCTGGAGATGTTCGTCTCGCGGATGGAGGACGGTTCAGGTCAGCACCTGCTGGCGGTCATGCGGGACGTGACCGACCGCGAGCGCCTGGAAGAGGCCCGGCATGCTTCCGAGAAGCGCCTGCACCTCCTGGTGAACGCCACGTCGGACATGGTCTACCGCATGAGTGCCGACTGGAGCGAGGTGTACTCGCTGGAAGGCAAGTCCGTACTCGCGGACACCGAGCGCCCGAGTCAAACCTGGCTCGAAGGCTACATTCCCGATGAGGAAAAGGCGTTCGTTCAGGCCGCCATCGATGAGGCCATCCGCCACAAAACGACTTTCCAGTTGGAACACCGCGTTTTCCTTGCCGATGGCCGGGTGGGCTGGATCTTGTCACGGGCGATTCCGTTTCTGGATGAGCGCGGCGAGATTCTGGAGTGGTTCGGTGCGGCGAGCGACATCACCGAGCGCAAGCGTACTGAGGCGGCTCTGCGTGAGAGCGAGGAGCGGCAGGCCTTCCTGCTCATGCTGAGCGACAGGCTGCGCATGGAGGTGAATCCACGCGCCATTGCCCAGATGGCAGTGGATCAGCTTGCTGGTTACCTGCGCCTCGACCGCGCCTATGTCGCTCAGTTCGACAAGGGCCGTGACCTGGCGGAAATCGGGCCGGAGTATCGGCGCCCGGATTTGAGCCCCCTCGAGGGCGTCCTCACCCTGTCTGATTTCCCCGAGGCCTTTGCCCAGGTAGAAGCGACGACGCTGGTGCTGGCGGACACGGCCGCCGACCCGGCGCTTTCCGACCTGGACAGACAGGGATTCGCCGCGCTCCGGATGGGTGCGCTGATGGTCGCCTCGGCACGCAAAGGCATCGACAATCCGGTTTGGGCACTTGTGGTCGCGGTGGAGGAGCCCCGGCACTGGACGGCGGCCGAGGTGGCCCTGGTTGAAGAAGTCGCCGAACGCACCTGGGCAGCGGTGGAGCGGGCGCGCGCCGAGGCAGCCCTGAGCGCGTCCGAAAGCCGCCTGCGGGCCTTGATTGAGCACCTGCCGGGCAGCGCGGTCTTCGTGGTGGATCACGACCTGCGCTACCAGCTCGCGCAGGGTGAAGCGCTGACGGCGGCGGGCTTGGACCCCTGA
- a CDS encoding PAS domain-containing protein, producing MPPALIADHEARYRQALAGNAFEVEHETQGRIFITRGVPLSNAAGKIYAALAVSYDITDRKRAEEMVRVSEARLSAVFEALPVGVGFVNPV from the coding sequence ATGCCGCCAGCACTGATCGCCGACCACGAGGCGCGCTACCGGCAGGCGCTGGCAGGCAACGCCTTCGAGGTCGAACACGAGACGCAGGGGCGCATCTTCATTACCCGCGGCGTGCCACTCAGCAACGCCGCCGGGAAAATCTACGCCGCCCTGGCCGTGTCCTATGACATCACGGATCGCAAACGGGCCGAGGAGATGGTGCGCGTGAGCGAGGCGCGGCTCTCAGCGGTCTTCGAGGCTCTGCCGGTGGGCGTCGGCTTCGTGAACCCCGTTTGA
- a CDS encoding acyl-CoA thioesterase: MTDPAKSEATPETLVLDFLDYPPGAPQVLNPPRPYAGETRVTHVVFPGHTNHHGTLFGGDALAYMDSAAFIAATRYCRRKVVTRHLNALDFTRPIPQGTMVELVARVVKTGRTSMTVLVELFIEDMYSEKRQLGCTGEFVLVALGDDGQPTSVPPLKVSGHAR, encoded by the coding sequence GTGACTGACCCCGCCAAATCTGAAGCCACGCCCGAAACACTGGTGCTGGATTTCCTCGACTACCCACCCGGTGCCCCCCAGGTGCTGAACCCACCACGACCCTACGCTGGCGAAACCCGCGTCACGCACGTCGTTTTTCCCGGGCATACCAACCACCACGGCACGCTGTTCGGTGGGGACGCCCTGGCCTACATGGACAGCGCCGCCTTCATCGCCGCCACCCGTTACTGCCGCCGCAAGGTCGTGACACGCCACCTGAACGCCCTGGATTTCACACGGCCCATTCCGCAGGGAACGATGGTGGAACTGGTCGCCCGTGTGGTCAAGACCGGGCGCACGTCGATGACGGTGCTGGTGGAACTGTTCATCGAGGACATGTACAGCGAAAAACGCCAGCTGGGCTGCACAGGCGAATTCGTGCTGGTGGCCCTGGGCGACGACGGGCAACCGACCAGCGTCCCGCCGCTGAAGGTGAGCGGCCATGCCCGCTGA
- the nrdI gene encoding class Ib ribonucleoside-diphosphate reductase assembly flavoprotein NrdI, which yields MLQLVYDSMTGNVRRFAQAVALEAGDIDLLDARQQSPQREFLLLTYTFGTGEVPASTRQFLHSHAPLLRGVVASGSFHWGKNFARAADLIAAEHHVPIVAKLNKGGTGADRERVVAWLMEQENGQPRLRPAEPWRNSHGTLD from the coding sequence GTGCTGCAACTCGTTTACGACTCGATGACCGGGAACGTTCGGCGCTTCGCCCAGGCTGTCGCGTTGGAGGCCGGGGACATCGACCTGCTGGATGCTCGCCAGCAGAGTCCACAGCGCGAATTTCTGCTGCTGACCTACACCTTCGGTACGGGAGAAGTCCCGGCCAGCACCCGCCAGTTCCTTCACTCTCACGCGCCTCTTTTGCGCGGCGTGGTCGCCAGCGGCTCCTTTCACTGGGGCAAGAATTTTGCGCGTGCCGCCGACCTGATCGCCGCCGAACACCACGTCCCCATTGTGGCGAAACTGAACAAAGGCGGGACTGGGGCCGACCGTGAGCGGGTGGTGGCGTGGCTGATGGAGCAGGAAAACGGTCAACCCCGTTTGCGGCCAGCTGAACCCTGGAGGAACTCACATGGAACCCTGGATTGA
- the nrdE gene encoding class 1b ribonucleoside-diphosphate reductase subunit alpha, whose translation MEPWIELNNKVLAGSAVDTRFDTDALQVYFQEKVNPNTVFFHDLAEKIRYLTEHGVWDRAIFERYRPEEVQAVFDRAYSYKFRFRSFMGAYKFYSEYATMTPDRTRWLERYEDRLSITALSRSETVEDALELVHHLVNQTFTPATPTLMNAGKANTGRLVSCFLLQDCTDNLDSITKTLAFVAELSKGGGGIGVEVSNLRARGEALRGIQNVTKGVMGVAKMLDNMLRYADQAGQRPGAGAVYLSVMHADFSDLLNAKKIATDEDARLKTLSVGATIPDVFMEKVRAGEDIYQFYPHSLFQHTGREFTDIDWTREYQALADNPNIRKKRVPARRVLEDIAVTQGESGYPYLLFEGHANRANPIPNVGSIKMSNLCSEILQPTTPSYFHSYGQEHRDRIGLDVSCNLASLVIEQTMHSGEIGRVVGAAVRMLDHVARSTSITEVPAVRRANDEMRSIGLGAMGLHSFLAGRELVYGSPEALEFVDVFFAAVHYHARKASMELARETGFVFGGFEGSRYQSGEHFAQYLERDFHPQTPEVAALFEGHTLPTRADWRQLVQDIQTHGLAHSFVMAIAPTGSISYVSHASASIMPITEKVETRTSNKARTIYPMPHLSDDTEWYYEEAYDMDQRRVLDTVAAAQRHVDQGISCTLFVPASATTRTLQRYYLYAYRLGIKTLYYTRLRKTNVQDCLSCVV comes from the coding sequence ATGGAACCCTGGATTGAACTGAACAACAAGGTCCTCGCCGGAAGCGCGGTGGACACGCGCTTCGACACCGACGCCCTGCAGGTGTACTTTCAGGAGAAGGTCAACCCGAACACTGTTTTTTTCCACGACCTGGCCGAGAAGATCCGCTACCTGACCGAGCACGGCGTGTGGGATCGGGCGATCTTCGAGCGGTACAGGCCGGAAGAGGTGCAGGCCGTGTTTGACCGCGCCTACAGTTATAAGTTCCGTTTCCGCTCGTTCATGGGGGCGTACAAGTTCTACTCCGAGTACGCCACCATGACCCCGGACCGCACACGCTGGCTGGAACGCTACGAGGACCGTCTCAGCATCACGGCCCTGAGCCGCTCGGAGACAGTCGAGGACGCTCTCGAACTCGTGCATCACCTCGTCAACCAGACCTTCACGCCGGCCACGCCCACGCTGATGAACGCCGGCAAGGCCAACACCGGGCGGCTGGTGAGCTGTTTCCTGTTGCAGGACTGCACCGACAACCTCGATTCGATCACCAAGACGCTGGCCTTCGTGGCGGAACTCAGCAAGGGCGGCGGCGGCATCGGCGTGGAGGTCAGCAACCTGCGGGCGCGGGGCGAGGCGCTGCGCGGCATTCAGAACGTCACCAAGGGCGTCATGGGCGTGGCGAAGATGCTGGACAACATGCTGCGCTACGCCGATCAGGCCGGTCAGCGTCCCGGGGCGGGGGCCGTGTACCTGAGCGTGATGCACGCGGACTTCAGCGACCTGCTGAACGCCAAGAAGATCGCCACCGACGAGGACGCCCGCCTGAAGACCCTGAGTGTCGGCGCGACCATCCCCGACGTGTTCATGGAGAAAGTCCGGGCGGGCGAGGACATCTACCAGTTCTACCCGCACTCGCTGTTTCAGCACACGGGGCGCGAGTTCACCGACATCGACTGGACGCGGGAGTACCAGGCCCTCGCCGACAACCCGAATATCCGCAAGAAGCGCGTCCCGGCGCGGCGCGTCCTGGAGGACATCGCGGTGACGCAGGGCGAGAGCGGCTACCCGTACCTGCTGTTCGAGGGACACGCCAACCGCGCCAACCCCATTCCCAACGTGGGCAGCATCAAGATGAGCAACCTCTGCTCGGAAATCCTGCAACCCACCACGCCCAGCTACTTCCACTCGTACGGGCAGGAGCACCGGGACCGGATCGGGCTGGACGTGTCGTGCAACCTCGCCAGTCTGGTGATCGAGCAGACCATGCACAGCGGCGAGATCGGGCGGGTGGTGGGCGCGGCCGTCCGCATGCTGGACCACGTGGCCCGCTCCACCAGCATCACGGAAGTCCCGGCGGTCAGGCGCGCCAACGACGAGATGCGCTCCATCGGCCTGGGCGCCATGGGCCTGCATTCCTTCCTGGCGGGCAGGGAACTCGTCTACGGGTCGCCCGAGGCGCTGGAGTTCGTGGACGTGTTCTTCGCGGCCGTGCACTACCACGCCCGCAAGGCCAGCATGGAACTCGCCCGCGAGACGGGCTTCGTGTTCGGGGGCTTCGAGGGGAGCCGGTACCAGTCCGGCGAGCACTTCGCCCAGTACCTGGAACGGGACTTTCACCCGCAGACGCCCGAGGTCGCGGCGCTCTTCGAGGGCCACACCCTGCCCACCCGCGCCGACTGGCGGCAGCTCGTGCAGGACATCCAGACTCACGGCCTGGCGCACTCGTTCGTGATGGCGATTGCGCCCACCGGCAGCATCTCGTACGTGTCGCACGCCAGCGCCAGCATCATGCCCATCACCGAGAAGGTGGAGACGCGCACCAGCAACAAGGCCCGCACCATCTACCCCATGCCGCACCTGTCCGACGACACGGAGTGGTACTACGAGGAAGCCTACGACATGGATCAGCGCCGCGTGCTGGACACCGTGGCCGCCGCGCAGCGGCACGTGGACCAGGGCATCAGCTGCACGCTGTTCGTGCCGGCCAGCGCCACCACCCGCACCCTGCAACGCTATTACCTGTACGCCTACCGCCTGGGAATTAAAACCCTGTACTACACCCGCCTGCGCAAGACGAACGTGCAGGACTGCCTGAGCTGCGTCGTCTGA